Within the Pseudobythopirellula maris genome, the region CCCCCGCGTAGCCCCAGAATTATGCACCTATGGCTTGTGCATGTGATTCGCAGCGGGTTTAGCTCCGATATGACTCGGTACGCGCCCACCCGATTGAATGAATCTGTCGATTCGTCAGCACCCCGCTAGCGGCTCGCCACCGAGCCGAGAGATGTGATGCCTCTTCCAGCCGACGCTCAACCATCTTCCGTGGCACGTGCGCACGCCAGCTCGACAACGAGCAGAGGCCGTGCGCCCGAGACGACGTTCTGGACCGCGCTGTGTCTGCTGGGCGCTTTCATCGGTCTGGTCACGCTTGAGTCGATCGGCAAGACATCTATCGCGGCGATCGTGCTTCAGGTGGCAGCCGCGATCTGGATCGCCGCCCTCCTGCTGCGTATGTACCGACATCGTTTGGCGTATGCCGCCGCAGGCGCGTGGGTGCTGCTGTTGTGGCTCCCGATGTGTGCGCAAGTGATACGACGACTGCACTACTGGGTCACCATCGGAATGGAGCCGCCCGATGGCATGGGATCGCCGCTGGCGTTCATGATGGGATTAATATTCGAATTGCTCGTGTTTCTGCCGCTGACCGGCTTGCTCATCGATTTAGTGCTATTAAAGCCGTGGCGCAGCGGGCGGCGGATCCGAAAGCGTGATCCGTGTCTCTAAGCATGTGGCGATGCGCTACTGATTCGCCAGACGCTCCGCTTCGCTGCGACGCCGGCTGCCCGAACTGGGCAGCCCAGCATGAGACGCGACTCATAGCGAACCAAACGCATTCGCACTTCATTCGCGCTGATTCGTGGGCAGACTTCCTCAAGCCCCATCGAGCTCGAGCGTCGCCCAGCAGCTCGGGTCTTCGTCGTACGGGAACGACGCGCCGTTGGCGAAGGTCTGGGTGCCGAGCTCGCGGTCCACGACGGCGTAGGTGAAGCCGAGGCGGGTGTGCTGCTCGGGGTCGTAGCCGTCGAGCGCCGCCGAGGGGAGGTACGCCTTGAGCAGGTAGCCGTCTTTGGTCACTTTGGCGCCAGCTTGCAGCAGCCGCGCCCGCACCGGGCGGGCGTTCTCGCGGGCGCGGTTGATGAGCATCTGGTCGATGATCGCCTCGGTGGCGCTCGACCCGCCGCCCGAGGGCAACACGCCGAAGCGGCTGCAGAACTTCGTGGCGCGGTGGACGTTGTGCGTCGCGCGGGTGTCGATCCAGAGCTGCACGCCGTCGCTGTCCTCCAGGCGGCCGTCGCGGCACCAAACGGGCTGGCTCTTGCCGGTCACCTCGACCTGCAAGACGAGCCCCTCAGGGGCCCAGGCGAGCCGCACGTCGGCGAACCGCCTCTCGCCCACCGGCGTGAAGCCGTCGAGCGCGGCTAAATCTGGCAGGCGGTAGCTCTCGTCGAGTTCCAGGTCGAACACGCCCTTGGGCTTGGCGCCCGGCTTGGCCTTTTTCTTCGGCTTGGGCTGCTGGTAACGCTTCAGCGGCGTCGCAAAGCGGAACAGAAACCGCGGGGCGAGAAGCGTATTGATCTGGGTGATGGGCTCGGCCATGGCGTGGAGGCAGCTCTGCGAGATCGTAGTGAGGCGACCCCCCAGCATCCCCCGCCGGACCGGCCTAGGGCAAGCCCCGTTGAAGAATCTGGCGGCAAGCCCATAGGCTAGAAATGCCAAGCTGTGATAGCAGGGACGCTACGGAATGACCCAGCCCCAATGACCAAGAAAGGCTTGGATCAAAACCTATTGGTCATTCGGATTCTCACATCCCAGCAGAAGTTTTCTTACCAGGGTGGCGGGGGCGCACCGCGAATGCGGAAGCCCCCGTGCGGCGGGTACCCGGACTGGCTGGCTCGGGGGCTTCTCCGCTAGCGCGGTGCGCCCCCGCCACCCTACTGAAACGCCATAGATTTAGCGGAACAGCATGCCGGCGTCTGGCAACTGCTTGCCGAGCTGCTCGAAAGGCAGAGAGCCGCGGCCCGCCACGCCGCCCAGGGCGCCGCGGGTCAGCTCGTCGAGCGCCTCACGCGGCCCGGCCAGAGCCGAGTCGAGCGACGACGACGCCTCGCCGAGCCTGCGCTCGAGCGTCGCCATACGGTCATCCAATTCGCCTCGCGATTGGGCCAGCACCCGCTCGGCCTGCTGGCCGATCACGCGTTCGAGCGACCGCTGCAGCGACTCGGCCACCGAGGCGCCGAGCGTCGACCAGACCGCCAGTTGCGGCTGGTCGAGCGTGCCGGCGAGACTCACGCGGGTCACCACCGATGGCGACCCGGCCAGGCCCTCGGCCAAGGCGGTCTCGACCTGCTCGCTGCTCACCAGCGATTCGCCCAGATCGACATGCGGCGTGAGCCGCAGGTTGTTTTGGATCATCTGCACCTCGCCCGACAGGCGTTCGCCCTCGAGCGTGAGGCTCACCGAGAGGACCGTCGCGCTGGGCGAGGCCTCGATCCGCAAACGGTCGCCGGCGCCGAGCGTCACACGCGGCGTGGCGAGGCCTTGGCAATCGACAAACAGTTCGTCGCGGGGCGTGGGGCCGGTGCGATCCACCGTGGCGTGCAATTCAACCGGCGTGGCGCCTGAGCCCTTCAGCACGATCGACATCGGCACGCCGTGCAATCGCGGCTGGGTGGTGAAGTCGTTCACGACCCCCGTCACTTCGAGCGGCTGCCCAGCCACTCGGGCGACGCCCGCGAGTTCGAGCTCACGGATCAGCAAGTCGGGTCGCTGCTTCACGCCAGCGAACAGCACGTCGACGCCGCGGTCGCGAGGCGTCTCGATCGCCGGCTCGCCGCCGGCGGGCGCCATGCGCCGCGCCCAGCGGAGCCAATCGACCAAGTCGCCGACCGGTCCGGTGACGCGTTCGCCCAGCAGGTAGGTGGTGAGCGACTGCGAGTCGAGCTGATCGACCGACAGGCTGCGGCGGATCGTCTCTTCGTCGTGACGGCGGGCGGCGGCCACCTGCTGGCGGTCGCTTTTCAGTTCGGTGGGAAGCTGCTTCGCCTCGGCCGTGAGTTCGCCGAGGCGCTTGGTGATCTCAGATACGCGCTGCGGAACGCTCGCCAGGTACTCGGCGTGACGCAACGGGTTGCGACGGGCCTCGAGCACGTCGTCGCGGAGTTGCTTGATCTCGTCCGACAGGGCGGCCGCCTCGCTGCTGAGCGATTGGTAACGCTCGGGCCAGCGCTGGGCCAACTCCTCGGCCAGCTGGACCGACACGAATTGGCCCGCCAGGTCGCCGGTGATTTTTGATTCCAGGTGGTCGAGCCACTGGTCGGCCTGCTCGGCCGCCGCGCGGCGGGCGCCTTCGGCGAGCCAGGAGGGCGCCTCGGCCTCGGTCGACTCGTCGAGCGCGCCCGATTCGGTCCGCACGCCGCCAAACCGCAGCCCCACCGCCGAGGCGTGCTCGGCGATCGCCTTGCGTCGCAGCAGCGAGTCGGCGTCGAAGTCGATGCTGACCTCGTCGGCTTCGAGCAGGTTGCGCATCGGCTCTCGCGGATCGGCCACCGCCAAGTCGCGGAGCACCACACTCGTTCTGAACAGCGACGCGCGAGACTCACCGATCTCGACCTTGGCGCCGATGGCTCCCTCGCCGCCGCGCACCACGGCGGAGCGCACCAGCCAAGCGGCCAGCGGCTCCGAAAGGCAGAGCACCGCGAACAGCAGCACGAGACGCGGGACGATGTATCCGAGTCGTAAGTAACGGCTCATGTGAGCGCTCCGAGACGGGTGGTCACATCGGCGCCCAGCAGCAGGCGGGCGATTTTGAAACGCAAGATCCAGCGGGTCGCCGTGGGACGAACCTTCGCCGTGAGCGTGCGGGTGATCAGGTAGACGGGGTAGGCGACATACAGGCCGATCATCAACGACCCGAGCACCACCGTGTTGTTGAAGCCAAGCCAGGCGCCCAGCGGCGCCTCGTAGAGCCAGGCGTACCAATCCTGCATGCCGGGAAACGCCAGCAGCTTAAGCCCCAGCTTGTGCGCCAGCGGATCGACCCACGGGCAGGCGAGCGCGAGCAGCGCCGCCGCCCCCAAACCCGCCGTGCGGTTGACCCGCAGCGAGCAGAGCAACACGCCCAGCGCGACGGCGATCAGGTTGTCCTTGGGCACAAGGCCCAGGACCACGCCGAGCGCGGCGCCGGCGGCGATCTGCCGGTCCGATTCGTTGCCGGCAAGGACCGACACCAGCCCCCGCAGGGGCCGTAGCAGCAAGGAGGTCATGAAGGTCTGTCCCACGGCGTGGTCGTGCTAGCGGCGACGGCGCCCCGGTCACTGCGCAGCAGCGCGCGGGGAGCCCCGTGGTTGAGATCGTCCGGTTGTGCCGGTTGTCTTGAATGAATCGCCACGGGTGGCGTGACAGCGGCGCCGGCACAACGAGAGACGAGGAGACCCCACACAAGGAATACAGGAGGCCCTCAAGAGGCGAGGGCCCAACCACTCCAGGGACTAACGCCCTTCAGCTCTCGGCTGGCCTGTATATGTGGCTACGCTGAGTCGTCGGCCGAGTGCTTGGCGACTACCGCTTCGACGAGGTCTTGCACGCCTTTGACATCGTCGATCGCCAAGAACCCGACTTCAGACGTGGTGCGATCGCCGTCGTTGTCGCGGCCGATATCGCGGTAAAAAATCAGATCGCCCGAACCATCGGCTCGCTGTCGCCGCTCGAGGTTCTGCAACTGCTTGGGCTTGAAAGAGCGGACGCGGATGCCCGTGAGTTCTTTGACAAACAATACCGCCCGCCGATCGGTCAGCACGTAGGCGGTCTGCTTGGCGGAACGCCGGAACCAGATCGGCGAAGAGAGCATCCCGATTCCGATCACAACGAACGGTAAGCCGAACAGCGGGAAGAAATCGAACCCCTCGTCCCAATCCGGGAGCTCGAATTCGGCGGCGCCGCAAACCCAGAAGACCGCGAAAGCGGTCCAGACGCACCCGAACATGAACAAGGGCGTCGCCCGGCGACTCATCGCCCGCGGGCTTGGCTGGCCGATCCAGCCGAGTATCTCGTCCCGGTCAATCTCTTTTGCGACAAGATTTCGCAATTGCTCAGGAAGGTCTCGAATATCAAGCGTGGTTGGTAAGTCCATCGCAAGCCTCGGGGGGAGCTGAGCCTTAAGGCTTGAGCGCCGCGAGCAGGAAGTTGGGCTTTAGCGGCTCGAAGCTGAGGCGGCCGAGTTGGTCGGCGCCGCGGGCGATGTTGACCATCCACACTCGCACGTCGGGCGCCGGCTGGCCCTGCTCCAAGAGAGCTAGCCGCAACTCCGTCAGGTTGTCGATGCTGATGAGGTTCACCACCAGGCGCCCGCCCGACCTGAGCCGCTCGTAGGCGGAGGTGGAGAGCCGCGTCACCTCGCGGCCGCTGCCGGCGAGGAACACGCAGTCGGGGTCGGGCAACGCGGCCCACGCCTCGGGCGCCTTGCCGAGGATCGGCACCACGTTGGCCGTGTGAAACCGTTCGGCGTTCTGCTGGATCAGGCCGTGGTCTTCGGGGTCCATCTCGATGGCGTACACGGCGCCGTCCGAGGCGAGCTGCGCCGCCTCGACACTCACCGACCCGCTGCCGGCGCCAACGTCCCACACGATGCTCCCGGCGGCGATGTCCATTTGCGCGAGCGCCAGCGATCGGACCTCGGCCGGCGTGAGCAGGCCTTGCTTCGGCTTGGCCTGCAGGAACGCCTCGTCCGGGTTGCCGAACGTGCGGCGGCCGATCGCCCCGCTCGGGCGGTCGGGGGCGTTTGGCTTGCGGATCAGGATCATCACGTTGAGCGCCGGGAACGAGCCCTCGGCGATCTCGGGCAGCTCGCCGAGCGTCACCCGTTCGTCGCGGGCGCCGAGGTTCTCGCAAACGTACGCCGTGAAGTAGTCGATCTCCTTGTCGAGCAGCGCTCGGGCGACCTTCTCCGGCCCGCAGCGGTCGGTTGTGAACAGACCGACCTTCTCCGACGTGCGGATACGTTCGACGACCGCGTCGAGCGGCTTGGTGGCGAGGCTCGTGAGGTACGCCTCGTCCCAGCTCTCCATGACGCGGGCGAACGCCAGTTGCATGCTGCTCACGTGCGGCAGCACCTGGAAGCGGTCTTTGCCGAAGTGGTCGGTGAGGAACCGCGCCAGCCCGTAGAACATCGGGTCGCCGAAGACGACGATCGCGGCGGGGCGGTCGCCGATCGCCTCGATCTGGGCGGCGATCTCATCGAGGTCGCCGCTCAGCGCGGCCCGTTCAGCCTGGGGGGCGGCTTCGGCCAGGAGCATGAGCGCGCGTTCGTCGCCGAGCAGTACCTGGGCCGAAGAGATGCATTCACGCACCGCGCCCGAAGCGGCCGAGAGGCCGTCGTCGCCGATGCCGATGATCGAAATGGGGGGCATGTGAGGAGCGCCTACGCGGAGAGGTAACGCGAAGGGTTTAGCGTAACGCCCGGGGGGAAGTAGCTCTAGAGGAGGCGATCGCCCCTTCTACCGTTGGTGCTGCGGGGGTCGTCTCCGGCGCCGATAACGCGCAACGATCAACTCCGGCGACACACCGTGATCGGCCTCGGAGACGCCTCCCACACCGGGCGGGATCCCCAGAGGCACTACTCGCTAGCGATGTAGCACTTCAGCGTGTGGTGATCCATCTGGATCGGCTGGGACGTGTTGAGCACCGGGCCGGGCGTGTCGACGAACACGTCGTGCGGGGGCTCGGCGATCGTGTCGATCGCCAGGCGCCAGGTGAGGCCACGCACCGTCTTCGGGGCGTGGAACTCCTGCGGCTTGCCCCCGGAGTGCATGAGGATCATCACGTGCCGCGCCTTGTCGTCATCCAGCCCGGCCGTGCCGAGCACACAGGTCAGGCTGTGGAACGTGTGGTTCCAGTCGACCGTCTCGCCGTCGGTGCCGTACCAGCTGACGTCGGGCAGGGCGCCGTGGCCTTCGGAGGCGCCGGTGAGGAACTTCGCCCGACGGAGCGTCGGCTGGTGCAGCCTCAACGCGATCAGCGCCTCGGAGAATCGCAGCATCTCGGCGTTGCGTTGCGTCAGGCGCCAGTCGAACCAGCTGAGGGCGTTGTCTTGGCAGTAGGCGTTGTTGTTGCCGCGTTGGGTGCGCAGCGCCTCGTCGCCGGCAACGATCATCGGCACGCCTTGGCTCAAGAGCAGCGTGGCCATCATGTTCTTCGCCTGCCGCTTGCGCAGCCGGCGGATCGGCACGCGCCGCGTGGGGCCCTCGACGCCGTAGTTGGCGCTGTAGCTGTTGTTGTCGCCGTCGCGGTTGCCCTCGCCGTTGGCCAGGTTGTGCTTCCGCTCGTAGCTCACCAAGTCGTTGAGCGAGTAGCCGTCGTGCGACGTGATGAAGTTGATGCTGTGGTACGGCTTGCGGCCGGACGACTGGTAGAGGTCGCTCGAGCCGGCGAGCCGGGTGGCCATCGGGCCGGTCATGCCGAGATCGCCGCGCCAGTAGCGCCGCACGTTGTCGCGGTAGGCGCCGTTCCACTCGGCCCAGCGGCCGTTGGCGAACGAGCCAACCTGGTACGCCCCGGCGGCGTCCCACGCCTCGGCGATGATCTTCGTGTCGGCCAGCATCGGGTCCTCGGCG harbors:
- a CDS encoding TIGR03545 family protein, which gives rise to MSRYLRLGYIVPRLVLLFAVLCLSEPLAAWLVRSAVVRGGEGAIGAKVEIGESRASLFRTSVVLRDLAVADPREPMRNLLEADEVSIDFDADSLLRRKAIAEHASAVGLRFGGVRTESGALDESTEAEAPSWLAEGARRAAAEQADQWLDHLESKITGDLAGQFVSVQLAEELAQRWPERYQSLSSEAAALSDEIKQLRDDVLEARRNPLRHAEYLASVPQRVSEITKRLGELTAEAKQLPTELKSDRQQVAAARRHDEETIRRSLSVDQLDSQSLTTYLLGERVTGPVGDLVDWLRWARRMAPAGGEPAIETPRDRGVDVLFAGVKQRPDLLIRELELAGVARVAGQPLEVTGVVNDFTTQPRLHGVPMSIVLKGSGATPVELHATVDRTGPTPRDELFVDCQGLATPRVTLGAGDRLRIEASPSATVLSVSLTLEGERLSGEVQMIQNNLRLTPHVDLGESLVSSEQVETALAEGLAGSPSVVTRVSLAGTLDQPQLAVWSTLGASVAESLQRSLERVIGQQAERVLAQSRGELDDRMATLERRLGEASSSLDSALAGPREALDELTRGALGGVAGRGSLPFEQLGKQLPDAGMLFR
- the cbiE gene encoding precorrin-6y C5,15-methyltransferase (decarboxylating) subunit CbiE, producing MPPISIIGIGDDGLSAASGAVRECISSAQVLLGDERALMLLAEAAPQAERAALSGDLDEIAAQIEAIGDRPAAIVVFGDPMFYGLARFLTDHFGKDRFQVLPHVSSMQLAFARVMESWDEAYLTSLATKPLDAVVERIRTSEKVGLFTTDRCGPEKVARALLDKEIDYFTAYVCENLGARDERVTLGELPEIAEGSFPALNVMILIRKPNAPDRPSGAIGRRTFGNPDEAFLQAKPKQGLLTPAEVRSLALAQMDIAAGSIVWDVGAGSGSVSVEAAQLASDGAVYAIEMDPEDHGLIQQNAERFHTANVVPILGKAPEAWAALPDPDCVFLAGSGREVTRLSTSAYERLRSGGRLVVNLISIDNLTELRLALLEQGQPAPDVRVWMVNIARGADQLGRLSFEPLKPNFLLAALKP
- a CDS encoding TIGR03546 family protein gives rise to the protein MGQTFMTSLLLRPLRGLVSVLAGNESDRQIAAGAALGVVLGLVPKDNLIAVALGVLLCSLRVNRTAGLGAAALLALACPWVDPLAHKLGLKLLAFPGMQDWYAWLYEAPLGAWLGFNNTVVLGSLMIGLYVAYPVYLITRTLTAKVRPTATRWILRFKIARLLLGADVTTRLGALT